CACGGTTTTTATCCCTTGATGCTGTCCATGGCCTTAGGGCTTGGCAACGCTCAGGCAGGATCGGACATGGTGGTGGTCGGATACGGCGGGGCCGGGCAGAAAGCCCTCGACGCGGCGTTCTTCCAGCCGTTCGCCACGCTGGATCAAAGCAAGGTCATGCAGGCCGAATACAACGGTGAGATGGCCAGGATCAAAGTGATGGTCGACACCGGCAACGTCGACTGGGACGTGGTGCAGATCGAAGGCCCGGACCTGATGCGCGGGTGCGAAGAAGGCATGTACGAGCGCCTTGACTGGAAGCGGCTGGGGCGTGCCGAGCAGTTGATTCCCGAAGCGGCACAGGAATGTGGATCGGCGGCCATGGTCTGGAGCGTGGCGATTGCCTACGACACCGACAAACTGGCGCAAGCCCCGACCTCCTGGGCCGATTTCTGGGACGTGAAGAAAACCCCCGGCAAGCGTGGGCTGCGCAAGCGCGCGGTGTACAACCTGGAATTCGCCTTGCTGGCCGACGGAGTGAAAACCGAAGACGTCTACAAGGTACTCGCCACCCCGCAAGGCGTGGACCGCGCGTTCGCCAAACTGACCGAACTCAAGCCCAACATCCAGTGGTGGGAGGCGGGCGCGCAACCTCCTCAATGGCTGATGTCGGGCGACGTGGTGATGACCTCGACCTACAGCGGACGCATTGCCGACGCCGCGCAAAAAGGCAGCCACCTTGGGCTGGTGTGGCCCGGCAGTCTGTACGGCATGGATTACTGGGCGATCATCAAGGGCTCCAAACATGTGGATCAGGCCAAGCGCTTCATCGCGTTTACCAATCAGCCGGATAACCAGGTCAACTACGTGAACCTGATTCCTTACGGGCCGACCAACACCCTGGCCGCCGCGCAACTGGACGACAAACTGGCCAAGTGGGTGCCCACCGCACCGCAGAACCTCAAGGGTGCGCTGTCGATGAACGTCGGCTTCTGGGTTGACCATGGCGAAGAACTGGAAGAACGCTTCAACGCCTGGGCCAGCAAGTAAACGACGGCGGCTGGACGTCGGAGCACGTCCAGCCGTACTGTCTGCCAGCCGAATTGCCTGGAGAACCACAACAATGAATGACCTGACTGCCGTGCCTGCGCGCAGCACCACTGAACAGCGCCTGCGCGAAGAACTGGCCGCCTGTTACCGCCTGATTGCGCATTTCCGCATGACCGACCTGATCTTCACTCACATTTCCGTGCGTCTGCCGGGGCCGGAGCATCATTTTCTGATCAACCCTTATGGGCTGATGTTCGATGAGATCACCGCGTCGAACCTGGTGAAGATCGACTTGAACGGGCAGGCGGTTGAGCCGTCGCCGTATCCGGTCAATCCGGCCGGCTTCGTGATCCACAGTGCGATCCACGGCGCCCGTGAAGACGCGCAATGTGTGCTGCATACCCACACCAAATCCGGTTGCGCAGTCGCTGCCTTGAAGTGCGGGTTGTTGCCGGTGAACCAGATTTCCATGGAGTTCTACGGCAAGGTTGCCTACCACGACTACGAGGGCGTGGCGCTGGACATGAGCGAGCAGCAGCGGCTGGTGGCGGACATGGGTGACAAGCCGGTGTTGATGTTGCGCAACCATGGGTTGCTGACCGTGGGCGAGACAGTGAGCCAGGCGTTCCTGCGCATGTATTACCTGGAAAAGGCCTGTGAAATTCAGCTGGCGGCGCAAGCTGCGGGGGAGCTGGTATTGCCGCCGGCTGAGGTGTGCGAGCACACCGAACGGCAGTTCAATGATCCGGGACGGCCGCTGGAGGAGGGTGAGTTGGCTGATCCGGATGCCATGCAACTGGCCTGGGCGGCGTTGTTGCGGATGCTGGAGCGGGTGGCGCCGGGGTATCGGGATTGATCCTGGACCTGTGTCGAATCGGCTGACGCCATCGCGGGCAAGCCTTGCTCCTACAGATTTCGGTCGTTTGCAAAACTTTCATCCGACTCGGTCCTGTAGGAGCAAGGCTTGCCCGCGATGGCGGTGTGTCAGCCAATGAAGATGTCGAAGCTGCCGGCTCATCGCGAGCAGGCTCGCTCCTGCAGGGATTCTTGCTGTACAGTCGTTCAGCTCGCCAGCAAAACGCGAGCCCCATGACTGAATCCAGGAGCGTGTCGCCATGAATCAGGAAGCCCGTTTTTCCCGCATGGAACCGGAGTTGCGCAAGGCCAATCTGATCGAGGCGACGCTGGTGTGCCTCAAGCGGCATGGCTTCCAGGGCGCTTCGATCCGCAAGATTTCTGCCGAGGCCGGTGTGTCGGTCGGGCTGATCAGCCATCACTATTCCGGCAAGGACGAATTGGTGGCCGAGGCGTACATGTCGATCACCAACCGGGTCATGACCCTGCTGCGCGACGCCATGGAACAGGCGGCACCCAATGCCCGCGAGCGGCTGTCGGCGTTTTTCCGCGGTTCGTTCTCTGCCGAACTGCTCGACCCGCAACTGATCGATGCCTGGCTGGCGTTCTGGGGCGCGGTGAAGACCGCCGAGGCGATCAACCAGGCGCACGATCATTCCTACGGCGAGTACCGCGCCATCCTGCGCAAGGTGTTGACGGAGCTGGCGCAGGAAGAAGGCTGGGAACATTTCGACGCCGATCTGGCGGCGATCAGCCTCAGCGCCTTGCTCGACGGCCTGTGGCTGGAGTCGGGCCTGAACCCCGGCACCTTTACCCCGGAGCAGGGCATCCAGATTTGCGAGGCCTGGGTCGACGGTTTGCAGGCCGGTGGTCGCCAGCGATTTTCAATCAAGGCGTAGCGTGCAGACGAGCAGCTGTTGATCGACTGTTCAGCTATGGATACTCTCTGGCGCACATGTAACAAAACACTCTAATAAGAAATACGCCTTCGGGCCTGTGCAGGACATCCAGTAATGACGCCTCGGGTACTGATCGTCGATGACGATCCGCTGATTCGCGATCTGTTGCACGCCTACCTGTCCCAGGAAGGCTACGAAGTTCATTGCGCCGCCACGGCGGAACTGGCCGAAACCTTCCTCGCCAGCCAGGCCGTGGATCTGGTCATGCTCGATATCCGCCTGCCGGGCAAGGACGGCCTGACCCTGACCCGCGAACTGCGGGTGCGTTCGGAAGTGGGGATCATCCTGATCACCGGGCGCAACGATGAAGTCGACCGCATCGTCGGCCTTGAATGCGGCGCCGATGACTACGTGATCAAACCCCTCAATCCACGGGAACTGGTGTCCCGGGCGAAGAACCTGATTCGCCGGGTTCGCCATGCGCAATCGCCGCAGCCGGTGGCGGCGGTGTCCAAACCGGTCAAACAGTTCGCCGATTGGGCGCTGGATACCGACCGTCGCCGCCTGATCGACCCGGCGGGCGGTGAAACCCTGCTGACCCACGGCGAATACCAGCTGCTCAGCGTGTTCCTGCGCAACAGCGGCCACACCCTCAGTCGCGATCAGTTGATGGACCAGATCCGTAACCGCGAATGGGTGCCCAACGACCGCTCCATCGACGTGCTGGTGGGCCGCTTGCGGCGCAAGTTGCACGACGATCCCGCCGAACCGCAATTGATCATCACCATCCATGGCGCCGGTTACCTATTCACCGCCAGCCTGGCGGCATGATGCGACTGCTTTGGCTGATGCTGGCGCTGCTCGCCAGCCATCAGGCGCTGGCGCTGGAGAAAGTGCGCTACTGCGATTACCCGGTCTATCCGCCGGTTTCCTGGAGCGACGGCAAGCAGGTCCGTGGCCTGGCGCCGAGCGTGGTGAAAAAACTGTTTGGCGAACTGGGCTACGAGGTCGAGATCGTCGTGCTGGGCAACTGGAAGCGCTGCCTGCTCGATGCCGCCGAAGGTCGGGTCGATGTGGTGCTGGCCTACAGCAGCGCGGAGCGTGCGCGCAGCCTGCTGTTTTCCACGGTGCCGGTGTTGCGTGAAGAAGTGGCGTTGTTCATCAATCGCCAGCACCCGGTGAAATTCGAGCGGCTCGAAGACCTCGCCCATTACCGTGGCGGCTTGTTGTTCGGTGAAAGCTACGGCCCGGAATTCGATCGCCTGGTGGCGCAAAACAACAATATCGAATGGGTTGCGGAAAGCCGGCAGAACTTCGGCAAGCTGATCCGCGGGCGTATCGATTTCATCACCCAGGAGCGTCGCACCGGCCAGCTGTACGTGGAAAACCTGCCCGGCGCGCAAGACATCGTCGCCTTGCCCAATGCCCTGAGCGTTGACTACCTGCGGGTTGCCGTTTCGCGTCTTTCGCCCTTGGCCATACGCATGCCTGACATCAACGCGCAACTGCAACGCATGGTCGATGCCGGCGATATCGAACGCCTGCTCAATGAAAGCGAAGTGACCTACCGCGACATGATCAACCTGCCGGCGGATGCCCGATGATCAACGCCCGTCCCGGCGGCCTGCTGCGGCGCCTGTTGCTGTTCATTCTGTTGTTCAGCCTGTGTTTCACCGTGCTCGCCAGCAGCGTGCAGTTGTACATCGAATATCGCCGGGAAATGCGCGACATCGATTCGCGCATGGAGCTGATCCGCGCCGGCTATCTGGCGAGTCTGGAGCGCAGCTTGTGGGACTTGAACCAGGAGCAGTTGAACGTGCAATTGCGCGGCCTGGTGGATTTTTCCGACGTGGCGCGGGTGCACCTGACCAGTGCCGATTACGATCTTTTGCAGGGCAATCCGGAGCCCGTCGGGCCGTTGCGCATTGAGCGCTTTGCCCTCGACTATCAGCCGCCTTCCGGGCCGCTGCGTCACCTTGGCGAGCTTGAAGTCAGCACCGATCTGGGCGCGGTTTATCAGCGTCTGTACGCCAGCGGTTTGACCAGCCTGCTGTGGATGGGCGCATTCCTCTGTGGGCTGGCGGTGGCGTTGTCGGGCCTGTTCTATCGCCTGGTCACCCGGCACCTGCAAGTCATGGCCGAATTTGCCCGGCGCATTGCCGCAGGTGAATGGCACGAGCCGTTGCGCCTGTACAAGAGGCGCAGCGCGCAGCGAGATGAAATCGACACGGTCGCCGATGCGCTGGACGACATGCGCCGGGCGATCCTCAGCGACATCGACCGCCGCGAAAGCGATCGACTGGCCCTGCAGGACAACCGCGATGAACTGCAGCGCAAGGTCGAGCGACGCACCGCCAGCCTGATGCGCGCCAAGGAAGAAGCCGAAGCGGCCAACCAGGCCAAGTCGCGATTCCTCGCCACCATGAGCCACGAGTTGCGCACGCCGCTCAACGGCATTCTCGGCATGGCCGAGTTGTTGCGCGGTGCGAGCCTCAATCAGCAGGACAGCAAGCGTCTGGATGCCTTGCACAAGGCCGGTGAAGGTTTGCTGAGTATCCTCAACGAAGTGTTGTTTTTCGCGAAGTTAGAGGAGGGCGCGAGCCTGCCGGAACCGGTGGATTTCTCGATCCGCCAATTGCTCGACGAAGTGCTGACCCTGCTCGAGCCCAAGGCGCTGAGCAACCAGACCCTCCTGCTGTGCCGAGTCGATGAGCGATTGGCGGCGCGTCACCACGGTGCCGAGCAATTCCTGCGGCAGATCCTCAGCAACCTGCTGGCCAATGCAATCAAGTTCACCGAAGACGGCGAAGTCAGTGTCGAGGTGGCATTGCTCAACCAGGCCGATGGACAGGGCGGGCAGCACTTGCGGATCAGCGTCGTGGACAACGGCATTGGTATCTCGCCGCAGATGCAGGCGAAGATTTTCGAGCGTTTCACTCAGGCCAGCGAAGAAATCGCCCAGCGCTTTGGCGGCACCGGGCTGGGGCTGGCGATTTGCAAACACCTGGTGGAATACATGGGTGGCCGCATCGGGGTCAGCAGCGAAGTCGGGCAAGGCAGTTGTTTCTGGTTCGAACTGACCTTGCAGCCGGCCAGCGATACCAGCGACGAAACCATGGTCAGTACACCGGGTGCGGCGCTGGACATTCTGGTGGTCGAGGATGTGGCGCTCAACCGCGAAGTGGCCGAGGGACTGCTGCAACGGGACGGGCATAGGGTGTGGCTGGCGGTCGACGCCGAACAGGCACTGGAGCAATGCGCCGGGCGCACCTTCGATCTGATCCTGCTGGATGTGCACCTGCCGGGCATGAGTGGGGTCGAGTTGTGCAGCCGGCTGCGCAGCAGCGACGGACCGAATCGCCAGACGCCAATGATCGCGCTCACCGCCAGCGTCCAGCCGGCCCTGGTTCGCGGGTACCTGGATGCGGGCATGGACGGCATCCTCGCCAAGCCGCTGAAGCTGGAAAGCCTGCGTCAGGTTCTGGCGGGGCAGGTCGCGGTCAAAGAGCCGCTGCAAGCGGGCGGGAGCATGGATTGGCAGCTGCTGCAAACCCATCGCACCCTGCTCGGCGAGCAGAAGGTTCAAGGCTTGTTGACGGTTCTGCGCGATTCGATCCTTCAGCATCGCGACGCGCTGGATGAAGCGATCGGGGCTGACGATTGCACGGAGGTTGCGCAATTGGCGCATCGATTGGCGGGCAGCAGTGATTCGTTGGGGTTCAGTGGGTTGGCGGCGGTCATGCGCCAGTTGGAAACGGCGGCACTGGGTAATGAAGAATCAGCGATTCGTGAACTGGCACCGACCGTTCACGCGCAAATGCAGCGGGCGTTGCAAATCCTGCAAGACCTGCTGGGAGGATGATTCCAGGCACACCGAAATCAATTGTGGGGGGGGCTCCCACAGGTGAGTGTCGTAAACAAAATTTGCGGTGGGTACAAAATTTGTGGGAGCAAGGCTTGCCCGCGATGAGGTCGGCACATTCAACATGAATGCTGACTGACCTGACGCCATCGCGAGCAAGCTTTGCTCCCACAGGGAAATGTGTACAAGGTTGTTACGACTTTTTACATCTTTGATCTTTACGTACAACAGGGCCTTACATGGCTTTCCAATAATCGACGCAACCGCCGCAGCGCGGTCTTCGAAGCTTATTGGAGATAATAATAATGAACCGCCGTAAAGCTGATCCTTCCCCGCGCCGTGACGTCCTGTCATGCGCCATGCACCTCATTGAATGCTGAGGTGCCGACATGAACGAAAACACTGATCGCAAAGGCATCCAACTGACCCGCGCCCTGAAAAGCCGGCACATTTTCATGCTGTCCCTGGGCGGCGTGATTGGCACCGGGCTGTTCATGGGCTCCGGCGTGACGATCAATCAGGGCGGCCCGCTGGGGGCGATCCTGGCGTACCTGGTCGCCGGTTTTCTGATGTACCTGGTGATGGTCTGCCTGGGCGAGTTGTCGGTGCAGATGCCGGTGTCCGGCTCGTTCCAGACCCACGCCACCAAATTCATCGGTCCGGCCACCGGTTTCATGATCGGCTGGGTGTACTGGATGAGCTGGGCCACCACCGTCGGCCTGGAGTTCACCGCCGCCGGCATGCTGATGACCCGTTGGTTCCCGGCAGTGCCGATCTGGTACTGGTCGGCGCTGTTCGTGGTGGTGCTGTTCGGCATCAACGCCCTGGCGACCCGCGCGTTCGGTGAGGCGGAATACTGGTTCTCCGGGATCAAGGTGGCGGCGATTCTCGGCTTCATCGTGGTTGGCGTGCTGGTGATCTTCGGGGTGATGCCGCTTACCAATGGGGCGCCTGCGCCGATGGCGAACAACCTGATCGGCGATTCACTGTTCCCCAACGGCCTGTCGGCAGTGTTCGCGGTGATGATGACCGTGGTCTACGCCTTCCAGGGCTGCGAGATCATGGGCGTGGCCGCCGGTGAAACCGATCAGCCGGAAAAGAGCATCCCCCGCGCCGTGCGCAACGTGGTGTTCCGCGTGCTGATTTTCTACGTGCTGGCGATTGTCGTGCTGTCGGCCATCGTGCCGTGGCAGCAGGCGGGGCTGATGGAAAGTCCGTTCGTGCAGGTGTTCGACATGGTCGGCATTCCCTATGCCGCCGACCTGATGAACTTCGTGATCCTCACCGCGATTCTGTCGGTGGGCAACTCCGGCCTGTACGCCTCGACCCGCATCCTCTGGGCGATGTCGAAAACCGGCATGGCGCCGAAAAGCCTGTCGCCATTGAGCAAGCGTGGCGTGCCGTTGCGCGCCCTGAGCATCACCCTGTGCTTCGCATTGGTATCGCTGATGACCAGCTTCGTCGCCGCCGACACGCTGTTCATGGTGCTGATGGCGGTGAGCGGCATGTCCGGCACCGTGACCTGGATTGTCATCGCCCTGGCCCAGTACAAGTTCCGCAAGGCCTATCTGCGTGATGGCGGCAAACTCAGCGACCTGAAATACCGCGCCCCGTGGTTCCCGGTGCTGCCGCTGATGTGCATCACCCTGTGCTGCTCGCTCTTCGTGTTCCTGGCACTGGATGAGACCCAACGGCCGTCGCTGTACTGGGGCTTTGGCTTCATTGCGCTGTGTTATGGCGCGTACTTCTTGTTCCATCGCAAGCGTGAAGAGGTGTTGGCACCAAGCCTGCCGAGCGCCTGATTCCCTTTAAATCCGGCAATACCCCCTGTGGGAGCGAGCTTGCTCGCGATAGCGGTCTGACAGTCGACAGCGATGTTGAATGTCACGCCGCCATCGCGAGCAAGCTCGCTCCCACAGTTGTTTCTCGGCTTCCTGTAGGAGCGAGCCTGCTCGCGATGGTGCCACAGGCACCGAGGGGCATCAGGCAACCCGCGTTTTCGTTGGCGTCCATCGCGAGCATGCTCGCTCCTACAGGGGGGGATGCAACCGGCTGTCGGCAGTTGTTCGAAGTTGTAACAGACTCGACGAGCAAAAATCATTCGTCGATAAAAAATCTATAAAAAACAATTAGATATACATTTTATCGGTCTGTTACAGCCTATTTCTCCACCAATTGCCGCCTTACTGAACACTCGTTTAGTATTGCCTCAAGTCGCAACACCTCAGACCAATCACAATAATTCGAGGACTCGCATGACTACTCACGATTCGCTGCTCAGTCAGGTCGAAGCAGGCGTTGCCTGGATCACCCTCAATCGCACCGCCCAGCGCAACGCGCTGGATATCCCGACGCTGAAAAAAATCCACGAACTGCTCGACGCCTACAACGCCGATGCAGCCGTTCGCGTCGTGGTGCTGACCGGCAGCGGCCGCAGCTTCTGCGCCGGGGCCGACCTCGACGAGTGGGCCGAAGCCGAAGCCCGTGGCGCCCTGGAAACCTACGGCTGGACCGAAACCGCCCATGCCCTGATGACCCGCCTGCACAGCCTGGAAAAACCGACCATCGCCGCCATCAACGGCACTGCCGTCGGCGCGGGCTTGGACCTGACCCTGTGCTGCGATCTGCGCATCGCCGGTCAGTCGGCACGCTTCAAGGCCGGCTACACCAGCATGGCCTACTCGCCGGACGCCGGCGCCAGCTGGCACCTGCCACGCCTGATCGGCACCGAGCAGGCCAAACGCCTGTTGTTCCTCGACGAATTGTGGGGTGCCGACCGTGCCCTGGCCGCCGGTCTGGTCGGTGAAGTCTGCCCTGACGATCAATTGCTGACCGTCACCAACGAACTTGCCGCACGCCTGGCCGCCGGCCCGACCTTCGCCTTTGCCCAGACCAAAAAGCTGATGCGCGAAGGCGCCGACCGCAGCCTGCCCGAGCAACTGCAAGCGGAACTCGCCGCCGGCCTGCTGTGCGGTCGAAGTGAAGACGGCAGCGAAGCCCTGCGCGCCGCCATGGAAAAACGCGCGCCACGCTTTGTCGGTCGCTAAGTTTTGGCACTTAGCTTCGGCACATAGCCTCGACTCAACCCTCTATCAGCACACGAACAACAGGTAGCACCATGAATTTCCAACTGACCCAAGAACAAGAAATGTTGGTGGACGCGGTACGCAGTTTTGTCGAGAAGGAACTGCTGCCTTATGAAGACCAGGTCGATCGCGCCGATGAAGTCTCCCCGGAGCTGGCAGCACAGATTCGCGGCAAGGCGATCGCCGCCGGTTTCTACGCCTTCAACATGCCGGAGGAGGTCGGCGGTGGCGGTCTGGACTACCTGTCCCAGGCGCTGATCGAACGTGAACTGTCCAAAGTCTCCTGGGCCCTGCATGTGTTCGTCGCGCGGCCGTCGAAAATCCTCATGGCCTGCAAGGGCGACCAGATCAACGACTACCTGCTGCCGTGCATCCAGGGCGAGAAGATCGACTGCTTCGCCCTCACCGAGCCGGGCGCCGGTTCCGATGCCAACGCGATCAAGACCCGCGCCGTGCGTGACGGTGACGACTTCATCCTCAACGGCAGCAAGCATTTCATCAGCCATGCCGGCCACGCCGATTTCGCCATCGTCTTCGCCGTGACTGATACCTACGAGCACAACGGCAAGAAGCGCAACGCCGTGACCTCATTCCTGGTGGATCGCAACACCCCGGGCATGACCATTCGCCGTGGACCTAAGTGCGTGAGCAACCGTGGCTACCACACCTTCGAAATGTTCTTCGACGACTGCCGCGTACCGGCCTCCAAAGTACTGGGCGAAGTCGGCAAGGGCTGGGACGTGGCCAACGCCTGGCTGACCGCAGGCCGG
This genomic interval from Pseudomonas putida contains the following:
- a CDS encoding substrate-binding periplasmic protein, with translation MMRLLWLMLALLASHQALALEKVRYCDYPVYPPVSWSDGKQVRGLAPSVVKKLFGELGYEVEIVVLGNWKRCLLDAAEGRVDVVLAYSSAERARSLLFSTVPVLREEVALFINRQHPVKFERLEDLAHYRGGLLFGESYGPEFDRLVAQNNNIEWVAESRQNFGKLIRGRIDFITQERRTGQLYVENLPGAQDIVALPNALSVDYLRVAVSRLSPLAIRMPDINAQLQRMVDAGDIERLLNESEVTYRDMINLPADAR
- a CDS encoding ATP-binding protein yields the protein MINARPGGLLRRLLLFILLFSLCFTVLASSVQLYIEYRREMRDIDSRMELIRAGYLASLERSLWDLNQEQLNVQLRGLVDFSDVARVHLTSADYDLLQGNPEPVGPLRIERFALDYQPPSGPLRHLGELEVSTDLGAVYQRLYASGLTSLLWMGAFLCGLAVALSGLFYRLVTRHLQVMAEFARRIAAGEWHEPLRLYKRRSAQRDEIDTVADALDDMRRAILSDIDRRESDRLALQDNRDELQRKVERRTASLMRAKEEAEAANQAKSRFLATMSHELRTPLNGILGMAELLRGASLNQQDSKRLDALHKAGEGLLSILNEVLFFAKLEEGASLPEPVDFSIRQLLDEVLTLLEPKALSNQTLLLCRVDERLAARHHGAEQFLRQILSNLLANAIKFTEDGEVSVEVALLNQADGQGGQHLRISVVDNGIGISPQMQAKIFERFTQASEEIAQRFGGTGLGLAICKHLVEYMGGRIGVSSEVGQGSCFWFELTLQPASDTSDETMVSTPGAALDILVVEDVALNREVAEGLLQRDGHRVWLAVDAEQALEQCAGRTFDLILLDVHLPGMSGVELCSRLRSSDGPNRQTPMIALTASVQPALVRGYLDAGMDGILAKPLKLESLRQVLAGQVAVKEPLQAGGSMDWQLLQTHRTLLGEQKVQGLLTVLRDSILQHRDALDEAIGADDCTEVAQLAHRLAGSSDSLGFSGLAAVMRQLETAALGNEESAIRELAPTVHAQMQRALQILQDLLGG
- a CDS encoding TetR family transcriptional regulator C-terminal domain-containing protein: MNQEARFSRMEPELRKANLIEATLVCLKRHGFQGASIRKISAEAGVSVGLISHHYSGKDELVAEAYMSITNRVMTLLRDAMEQAAPNARERLSAFFRGSFSAELLDPQLIDAWLAFWGAVKTAEAINQAHDHSYGEYRAILRKVLTELAQEEGWEHFDADLAAISLSALLDGLWLESGLNPGTFTPEQGIQICEAWVDGLQAGGRQRFSIKA
- a CDS encoding enoyl-CoA hydratase/isomerase family protein, with the translated sequence MTTHDSLLSQVEAGVAWITLNRTAQRNALDIPTLKKIHELLDAYNADAAVRVVVLTGSGRSFCAGADLDEWAEAEARGALETYGWTETAHALMTRLHSLEKPTIAAINGTAVGAGLDLTLCCDLRIAGQSARFKAGYTSMAYSPDAGASWHLPRLIGTEQAKRLLFLDELWGADRALAAGLVGEVCPDDQLLTVTNELAARLAAGPTFAFAQTKKLMREGADRSLPEQLQAELAAGLLCGRSEDGSEALRAAMEKRAPRFVGR
- a CDS encoding amino acid permease; this encodes MNENTDRKGIQLTRALKSRHIFMLSLGGVIGTGLFMGSGVTINQGGPLGAILAYLVAGFLMYLVMVCLGELSVQMPVSGSFQTHATKFIGPATGFMIGWVYWMSWATTVGLEFTAAGMLMTRWFPAVPIWYWSALFVVVLFGINALATRAFGEAEYWFSGIKVAAILGFIVVGVLVIFGVMPLTNGAPAPMANNLIGDSLFPNGLSAVFAVMMTVVYAFQGCEIMGVAAGETDQPEKSIPRAVRNVVFRVLIFYVLAIVVLSAIVPWQQAGLMESPFVQVFDMVGIPYAADLMNFVILTAILSVGNSGLYASTRILWAMSKTGMAPKSLSPLSKRGVPLRALSITLCFALVSLMTSFVAADTLFMVLMAVSGMSGTVTWIVIALAQYKFRKAYLRDGGKLSDLKYRAPWFPVLPLMCITLCCSLFVFLALDETQRPSLYWGFGFIALCYGAYFLFHRKREEVLAPSLPSA
- a CDS encoding ABC transporter substrate-binding protein; amino-acid sequence: MKSRMLKHGFYPLMLSMALGLGNAQAGSDMVVVGYGGAGQKALDAAFFQPFATLDQSKVMQAEYNGEMARIKVMVDTGNVDWDVVQIEGPDLMRGCEEGMYERLDWKRLGRAEQLIPEAAQECGSAAMVWSVAIAYDTDKLAQAPTSWADFWDVKKTPGKRGLRKRAVYNLEFALLADGVKTEDVYKVLATPQGVDRAFAKLTELKPNIQWWEAGAQPPQWLMSGDVVMTSTYSGRIADAAQKGSHLGLVWPGSLYGMDYWAIIKGSKHVDQAKRFIAFTNQPDNQVNYVNLIPYGPTNTLAAAQLDDKLAKWVPTAPQNLKGALSMNVGFWVDHGEELEERFNAWASK
- a CDS encoding class II aldolase/adducin family protein; this encodes MNDLTAVPARSTTEQRLREELAACYRLIAHFRMTDLIFTHISVRLPGPEHHFLINPYGLMFDEITASNLVKIDLNGQAVEPSPYPVNPAGFVIHSAIHGAREDAQCVLHTHTKSGCAVAALKCGLLPVNQISMEFYGKVAYHDYEGVALDMSEQQRLVADMGDKPVLMLRNHGLLTVGETVSQAFLRMYYLEKACEIQLAAQAAGELVLPPAEVCEHTERQFNDPGRPLEEGELADPDAMQLAWAALLRMLERVAPGYRD
- a CDS encoding response regulator, with amino-acid sequence MTPRVLIVDDDPLIRDLLHAYLSQEGYEVHCAATAELAETFLASQAVDLVMLDIRLPGKDGLTLTRELRVRSEVGIILITGRNDEVDRIVGLECGADDYVIKPLNPRELVSRAKNLIRRVRHAQSPQPVAAVSKPVKQFADWALDTDRRRLIDPAGGETLLTHGEYQLLSVFLRNSGHTLSRDQLMDQIRNREWVPNDRSIDVLVGRLRRKLHDDPAEPQLIITIHGAGYLFTASLAA
- a CDS encoding acyl-CoA dehydrogenase family protein is translated as MNFQLTQEQEMLVDAVRSFVEKELLPYEDQVDRADEVSPELAAQIRGKAIAAGFYAFNMPEEVGGGGLDYLSQALIERELSKVSWALHVFVARPSKILMACKGDQINDYLLPCIQGEKIDCFALTEPGAGSDANAIKTRAVRDGDDFILNGSKHFISHAGHADFAIVFAVTDTYEHNGKKRNAVTSFLVDRNTPGMTIRRGPKCVSNRGYHTFEMFFDDCRVPASKVLGEVGKGWDVANAWLTAGRVMVAANCVGQAQRALDVSLQWAADRKQFGQPIGTYQGVSFKLADMATQIRAAELLTLHTAWKMDQGTMTDGEAGMAKLFASEVLGRAADEAVQIFGGMGLMDEGPVERIWRNARIERIWEGTSEIQRHIISRELLRPLLR